In Pseudoxanthobacter soli DSM 19599, the sequence GCGCTGAATCGGCGATCGGCACGATCTGGTCGTCGTCGCCGTGAAGCACCAGCGTCGGCACCGTGATCGCTTCCAGGTCGGCGGTCTGGTCGGTCTCGGAGAAGGCCTTGATGCCGTCATAGTGGGCCTTGGCGGCGCCCATCATGCCCTGGCGCCACCAGTTCTGCACCACGCCGGGATAGACCGTCGCGCCCTCACGGTTGAAGCCGTAGAACGGCCCGGCGGCGACATCGAGATAGAGCTGGGCGCGGTTGTCGGCGACGCCCTTGCGGAAGCCGTCGAACACCTCCATCGGCAGGCCTTCCGGATTGCTCTCGGTCTTGAGCATCAGCGGCGGCACGGCGGACACCAGAACGGCCTTGGCGACGCGGCCCGACGGCTGGCCGAACTTCGCCACATACCGCGCAACCTCGCCGCCGCCGGTGGAATGGCCAATGTGAACGGCGTTCTTCAGGTCCAGCGCCTCGACGACAGCGAAAGCGTCGGCGGCGTAGTGGTCCATGTCGTGGCCGTCGGAAACCTGGGCCGAGCGGCCGTGGCCGCGGCGATCATGGGCGACGACGCGGTAGCCGTTGAGGACGAAGAACAGCATCTGCGTGTCCCAGTCGTCCGACGAGAGCGGCCAGCCGTGATGGAAGACGATCGGCTGCGCGTCCTTCGGACCCCAGTCCTTGTAGAAGATTTCCACGCCGTCGCTGGTGGTTACGGTGGCCATTTCAGGTGCTCCATTGGGTGTGACGGATGTGGGCGCGGTCGCGGCGAACGACAGGGCGGCGGGCCCGAGCGCGGCGGCCACGAGACCGGCCGTTCCGATCTCGAGGACGGTCCGCCGCGACGGCAGCGCGCCCCATGCCGAAGTCCGGTCGGATGAATGTGTCGGCATCGAAGGCTCCATGCCGGTGCGGCGCCCACCCCTTCGCACGCCCGGGAAATGCCCCTGAGACCCGCGAAGCCTGGGAACGCCGTC encodes:
- a CDS encoding alpha/beta hydrolase; its protein translation is MATVTTSDGVEIFYKDWGPKDAQPIVFHHGWPLSSDDWDTQMLFFVLNGYRVVAHDRRGHGRSAQVSDGHDMDHYAADAFAVVEALDLKNAVHIGHSTGGGEVARYVAKFGQPSGRVAKAVLVSAVPPLMLKTESNPEGLPMEVFDGFRKGVADNRAQLYLDVAAGPFYGFNREGATVYPGVVQNWWRQGMMGAAKAHYDGIKAFSETDQTADLEAITVPTLVLHGDDDQIVPIADSALKSVKLLKNGTLKVYKGYPHGMLTTHADVINPDLLAFVKA